The Kordia sp. SMS9 genome window below encodes:
- a CDS encoding DUF368 domain-containing protein — protein sequence MNRNLFDYLIITFKGLAMGAADVVPGVSGGTIAFISGIYEELITSINNINVGLFKTLRKEGIKAAWTQLNGNFLVALLLGIAISILSLAKLIKSLLNSEPILLWSFFFGLVVASILFIGKEIKQWDWKTILGFALAAALAYYITTLPRGTESVDANWFLFIAGALAICAMILPGISGAFILVLLGAYEPVLTAINNRDLKLIAIFGAGAIIGLLLFSKLLKWLFSNYKNITFAILTGFILGSLNKIWPWKVIDGTRIDSHGAEVNVYGKSILPTTFEDIGQGESKLLFAIGLMIVGFLTIFIMEKLATTKEPKHI from the coding sequence ATGAATAGAAATCTATTCGATTACTTGATCATTACTTTCAAAGGATTAGCCATGGGCGCGGCAGATGTAGTGCCCGGCGTTTCAGGAGGAACCATCGCTTTTATTTCAGGAATTTACGAAGAACTCATTACGTCTATTAATAATATCAATGTTGGTTTGTTTAAAACGCTTCGCAAAGAAGGAATCAAAGCGGCGTGGACACAACTGAACGGAAATTTCTTAGTAGCCTTACTTCTCGGAATCGCAATTAGTATTCTATCCTTAGCCAAACTCATCAAATCCTTACTGAATAGCGAACCCATCTTATTATGGTCGTTTTTCTTCGGATTGGTCGTAGCCAGTATTTTATTTATCGGAAAAGAAATCAAACAGTGGGACTGGAAAACAATTCTTGGTTTTGCTTTAGCAGCAGCACTCGCCTATTACATTACAACCTTACCGCGCGGCACCGAAAGTGTGGACGCCAATTGGTTTCTATTCATCGCTGGAGCTTTGGCAATTTGCGCCATGATTCTCCCAGGAATTTCAGGTGCGTTTATCCTAGTTTTGTTGGGCGCATACGAACCTGTTTTAACTGCAATTAACAACAGAGATTTAAAACTGATTGCTATTTTTGGCGCAGGCGCGATCATTGGTTTATTGCTATTTTCAAAACTATTAAAATGGTTATTCAGTAATTATAAAAACATCACATTTGCCATTTTAACAGGCTTTATTTTAGGTTCTTTGAACAAAATTTGGCCGTGGAAAGTGATTGATGGTACACGAATCGACTCGCATGGAGCAGAAGTAAATGTATATGGAAAAAGCATCTTGCCAACCACTTTTGAAGACATCGGTCAAGGAGAATCCAAACTTTTATTTGCTATCGGATTGATGATTGTTGGATTTTTAACGATCTTCATCATGGAAAAACTCGCCACTACAAAAGAACCAAAACACATCTAA